A genomic window from Lotus japonicus ecotype B-129 chromosome 1, LjGifu_v1.2 includes:
- the LOC130739172 gene encoding glycine-rich protein DOT1-like, whose amino-acid sequence MEVEVVVLEGGGRSGSDSSGGDGRGGGGARDNVKSGGGSGGGSGASGGCIWRWWWWRLVVVVEATEMMIAAVVILVVVVTWVEDACGGGDGGSGDDGGGGDGGGGCGGGGGGW is encoded by the coding sequence atggaggtgGAAGTAGTGGTGTTGGAGGGTGGTGGTCGTAGTGGCAGCGATAGTAGTGGTGGCGACGGTAGGGGTGGTGGCGGCGCACGTGACAATGTGAAGAGTGGTGGAGGCAGTGGTGGCGGTAGTGGCGCGAGTGGAGGATGCAtatggagatggtggtggtggagattggtggtggtggtggaggcgacAGAGATGATGATAGCGGCGGTGGTgattttggtggtggtggtgacatgGGTGGAGGATGCATGTGGTGGCGGAGACGGTGGcagtggtgatgatggtggtggcggcgatggcggcggtggttgtggtgggGGTGGCGGTGGGTGGTGA